The following is a genomic window from Hymenobacter sp. APR13.
TTGGTCAGCGCCTCCCGGCCAATCAGGTACACGTGCTGGCGCACGTCGGGGCGCAGGGTGGCGGCGGCCGGAAACGGCTCGGGGCTGCGGGTAAAGTTGGCCGGCCGCCCGGCGGCGGTGGCACTTTGGGTCAGCAGGTCCTGCAGGCGGTCGGAGAGGGCTCCGGCCGTGTCAGCGGCGGCGTCAACCGTCCAGATCAGGTCGCGCACGGTGGCGGCGGCGGCCCGGCTTTCGTGCAACAGCTCGTCGAGGAAGGCCGGCTCGGGTATTTCCCGGGCCAGCTCGGCGCGTAGCGTCACACGGGTGAGCAGGTTGCCCACCTCGTCGTGCAGGTCGGCCGCCAAGCGGGCGCGTAGCTGCTGTTCGGCCCGCACCCGGCCTGCCCGCAGACGCTGCCAGCCATACACGCCTCCACCCACGGCGGCGGCCAGCAGCAGCGTGCCCACAGCCCAGGTGGCGGGACGCCGCTGCCAGGGCTGCTCCACGGTTAGCGGCAGCGTGATGTGCCGGGTGGCGGGCTGGCCATCGGCGGTTTCGCCGCGCAACTGCAGGCTGTAGTCGCCGGGCGCCACCTGCTGCAGATGCAGCGTACCACGGCGGCCCAACCCCAGCCAGCGGGCCGAGTCCTGGCCCGCCGGCACCAGCCGGAAGGCGTAGCGGGGCTGCGCGTCGGGAGTGTAATCGGCCAGCGCCACCTGCACGTCCAGAAAGGCGTCGCCGGGGGCCATGGTCAGGGCTGGCAATTGACCTGGGGCTGGGTAGCGGGTATGGGTCAGGCCGGTGTTGGCAGAATGCTGGGCAAGCGCGGCCAGCAATAGCTGGGGCCGCGTCTGGCCCGGGGCACGGGCCACCTGCGCGGCGCGCACCCGGCTGGCTCCGCCCACGCCGCCCACCAGCAGCTCGCCCGTGGCCGCATCGTAGCCCACCGACTGGCGGTTGCACTCCTCGGCGGCCAGCCCGTCGGCGGCCGTCAGGTGCTGCAGGCGGCCGGTGCGGGGCACGTAGCGGACCAACCCCCGGTAGGTGCCCAGCCACAGCGCAAGCGGGTCGGTGGGCAGCCGGGTCAGAAAGGCCACCGACTCGCTGGGCAAGCCCTGAGCCGGCCCCAGCTGGCGCTGCAGCCCACGGCGGGGGTGCAGCAGCAGCAGGCCCTGGTCGAAGGTGCCCAGCCACAGGCTGTCGGGGTGGGTGAGGAGCAGGCTGCGCACGTCGGCAGTGGGTAGGCGGCGCGGGGCTGGCTCGTTGGGGCCGTAGCGCTGCAGCTGGCCGGTGGATACAGTCAGGTGGTAAAGGCCCTGGCTGGTAGCCACCCACAGCACGTCGGGCGGGCCCTCGACCAACGCCTCAATGCGGCACTGGTGCAGGCGGTAGCCTGCGTCGGCCTCGCGGTAGCGGCGCACCGTGCCCCGCTCAGTGTCAATCATAAACAGGCCCGCCACCGAACCGCCCCAGACGCGGCCGGCCCGGTCGCGCAGCAAGCACAGCCCGTTGGTTTCGCCCAGTGGCGGGTGTGGCCCCACCCAGGGCAGAGGGCGCTGCCGGCCCTGGTCCCACACGTCGAAGTGGCCCAGCTCGTTGGCGATAAGCAGACGCTTGCCCGGCAGCGGCAGGGTGGCAAACCACACGCCCGCCTGCAGGGTAGTGGCCAGCCGCCGCAGCGGGGCGGCGGCAGAGTCGGCGGGCTGCACCCACAGGCCCTCGTAGCTGCTCACAAAGCGGCAGCCGTCGGGCAGGCGACCCAGGGCGCGGGTGCTTATGGGCTGGGCTGGCCGGGTGGGCAGCGGCTCGGCGGCCAGCTCGGCCGGGGCCACGCGCACGGCCCCGGGGGCATCAAATCGGAAGCCCAGCAGCGCCCGGCCGTCGGGCAGCGGCACCAGTTCCATTTCGCGGCCGAACAGCAGCGGGGCCACCCGGCGGCGCACCACCGGCGGCTGCCCGCCGCGCAAGCCGCGCAGCGAGAGGCTGAACACCTGCTCGCCG
Proteins encoded in this region:
- a CDS encoding histidine kinase, which translates into the protein MLIKPAWAQQLSTDPALRNLVIWQAVPDPAGWLWLATDRGGYRYDGQRLVPLRELVQQGPVLPAGSMRAVLRDAGGHLWWGGAAGLWAFDPGKGRLRPVPLPDYPAKRLGVTALGWYRGRLWVGRDADPFSVFSLVPGQPRQPARAELRHPVGWVTGFAPDSLGRWRVLGLGRALAQTPTGRWQVQRLTALYHGQLLRPGHAPTWLPPGARLVVPGTGGQWQLRATGLYRVVQGRPAEQTDTWTWSSNEMARVLRVVQLDSTWFWSAGEQVFSLSLRGLRGGQPPVVRRRVAPLLFGREMELVPLPDGRALLGFRFDAPGAVRVAPAELAAEPLPTRPAQPISTRALGRLPDGCRFVSSYEGLWVQPADSAAAPLRRLATTLQAGVWFATLPLPGKRLLIANELGHFDVWDQGRQRPLPWVGPHPPLGETNGLCLLRDRAGRVWGGSVAGLFMIDTERGTVRRYREADAGYRLHQCRIEALVEGPPDVLWVATSQGLYHLTVSTGQLQRYGPNEPAPRRLPTADVRSLLLTHPDSLWLGTFDQGLLLLHPRRGLQRQLGPAQGLPSESVAFLTRLPTDPLALWLGTYRGLVRYVPRTGRLQHLTAADGLAAEECNRQSVGYDAATGELLVGGVGGASRVRAAQVARAPGQTRPQLLLAALAQHSANTGLTHTRYPAPGQLPALTMAPGDAFLDVQVALADYTPDAQPRYAFRLVPAGQDSARWLGLGRRGTLHLQQVAPGDYSLQLRGETADGQPATRHITLPLTVEQPWQRRPATWAVGTLLLAAAVGGGVYGWQRLRAGRVRAEQQLRARLAADLHDEVGNLLTRVTLRAELAREIPEPAFLDELLHESRAAAATVRDLIWTVDAAADTAGALSDRLQDLLTQSATAAGRPANFTRSPEPFPAAATLRPDVRQHVYLIGREALTNALKHAPAGADLSLTLTVTSVELVLDVQQGGPAPVAAPTSRAGQGLRNLHTRAHQLGGTLTAGPDAAAGAGWRVRLRVPRPLQ